The genomic stretch AGATCTTAATTCATTCGAATAATAAGATTCAGGTATCGTTTGTAATTCGTCCCAGCGAGGTTTTAAATCAATGATATTAAAATCTTCAAATTTAGAAACAATGAATTCCATCCATTCTTTGGCACGGTCAGAGGATATACCAGCTGCATAAAAGGATGGAATTCTCCCAAATAAATTAAATGCTGTAAACTGATCAAAATGATAGTCCTCCCCATCCTTCTTTGTATTCCATGGACGGTCTTCATCAAAGGATTTTTCTAACCATAGCCCAACCTTTTTTAATGTTGAAAGCCATTCTTGGTATCCCCAAATCTGGACAAGTTGGTATAAAATTATCGTTGAAAGACCTGCATAATTTGAGTCTCCAACCCCAATTGCATATTGATTCAAAGGGAAAAAACCATCATCCTTTACTAAACTCAAAGCAGCGTTAATTTCGTCTAGTGCAGATGCTTTAACCTCTTCATTTAAATAAAACTTACTATTTCTATCCAAATATAACTTGGATAAAACTAGTCCCATCTGTAAATTTTGATTAGGATTAATTTCAGAACTTCTTTTATTAAACAATTTAGCACTATAAGGATAAATATTGAAATCACTAACATTAACTTTCTTATTTCTTTCCATCCAGATAGTTGTTTGCTTATCTATTATATCCAATACAAAACTTTCATTTGTAAAGGTATATGCATCAAGCAAAAGTCTCATATTTCTCGCAAATGTCTCTCTATACCAATGACCTTCCTTTACTTCTCTACTTGTTAATATAACCTGATCAACTTTATATTCTTGTTCAACAAAACGAAGAGCCTCACTAAAAATTCTTAACACCTTTGAATTTTCAGTATAAAATGCATACCTTCCCCAACTAGAAAAGAAATAACCCCAATATTTTTCTTTTTCAAATATTTTGTTAAACAATTTCTTTTTTGACAAATTGCTCAATGAATCCCATTCTCTATAAATTTTCCTAACGCTACCTGGTAACTCCTCAACCTTTAACAATATATAATTATCGTTTCTTTCATTTGACGACCCATTGACAAAATTATCAAGACCAATTAATTCCATAGTTGAACATCTACCTTTGCTTTCGCCCAACGATAGAAGTAAAAATATTAGCAATATCTTTAGTAAATTCATAACACTATACTTTTCTCACTTTAAAAATTCCTGCAAAACACGCCCCCAATATTAGGTGTACAATGTAGTAACAAACATATGTAATCGATATATTAACTATCACCCCACTATGGTCTTCCGCTAAATAAAAGCTCAAAAAAACACTACAAGCAAGACCGATCATTGTCAATAGATTCCATATTTGCTTTTCAGCAACATAAATCATAAAGCTCAATGGGTTTGCAATAAACCTTAGACACAGGGCAGGAAGTAATATTTTGGCATAATCACCCGCAATTTGCCAATCTTTACCAAACACCCATACAAATAAATCATCGATTACTAAAAATAGAAATATTGAAGGAATTATAGAAATAGATAGCAACCACTTAAATGTTTTAATAAAAATTAATTTCGCTTGCCCTGTTTCCCTATAAGCTTTAGAGGCCTCTTCTTTAAAGACATCCAAAACCGAAGTAGAAATTAATGTAACAGGTGCTTGTAAAACTTTATGTGTCAAATAATAAAAACCAGCATAAGAGGCTGAAAAAAAAGTAGTAAATAAAATATTGGGTGCCTGTACAGCTCCAACATTCAAAATTGTTGTAGGTACGTCAAATTTAGGAAAGTTAATATAACGGCTAGCTAACTTTGAAAGTTGATTAAATTCCAATCTGTGAAAATAATTACTGTCCTCTTTTACAGTTTTCTTAGCCAAAGATACTAATGTAACCATTTGCCCTAACAGCGTACCAAATAAAAGCCCTATGCCTCCAACCTTCAATAACCCTAATGGTAATTGCCCCAATCCAGTGAAAGAACTTTGCATTACCCTGTTTTTGGCTAACCTTTTAAAGTCCTTTTTTCTATTAAACCAATAATTCAGACTTTGATATAAACCAGCTACAAAAATACTAACAGGTAATAAGTACAACCAATTACTGATTCCCGTGTTACCCAATAAAACGGAAATCTCCATGCCCCATATAAGGATAATAAGCAACACCGTTAAACTTATCAAGCAAGATATCAAAGATGATAATTTGACTATCTCAGCAGCATCTTCTTCTTTTTCTGGCAACATAATAGCCAATTCATACCTACCTGTAGCAATTACAGATAGTATCGAAGCTATTCCTGAGTATAATGCAAATAATCCAAAATCATCAGGAGAATATATTCTAGTTAAAACTGGGCTTAACGCAATTGGAATCGCTTGTGCTATGCTAGTACCTGTCATCAATGTAACTACATTTTTGACAAACTCACTTCTCCTAAAAAAAGAACTTATCATAGAAATGAAGTGAGTAAATGATTAAGTTTACTCACTTTTCATTTTTTATACGCTGAACGGATGATTAACAAGCTTAGCTTTAGCTAATGGATGAAATTCTCCTCTCAAACCAATGGGCTCCATATGCCTAATATCATGAACAATCTGAATAGAGTTTCTTGCTTCATCCAAACCAAACCCTTCTCCATCCAAAATATGCTGGTAACTGTGCGTATGTAATTCTGTAAATCCATCACTAAATTCTATTTCTTCCCCCTCCATAGTTAAAGAACGATAAGTTCTCCCCCCTCTTTCTTTTACAGCTTTTGGTAGTGTATCAGCATTTATGCTCAAGAACCACCGTACCCGTGCCTTCTCCAGTTCAAAATATCCAGCGGCCCTATCGTGTGTATGAATATGAACCACACTCTCTTTTACATCACCGAAGATCCAAGTCAACATATCATAAAAGTGTACCCCGATATTGGTAGCTATTCCGCCCGATTTGGTAACATCCCCTTTCCAAGAGGTATAATACCAATGACCCCTGGATGTAATATAAGCCAAATCAATATCATAAACTTTATCCTTGGGCCCATTTTGAATTTTTTCTTTCAAAGCAATTATAGACGGATGCAAACGTAGCTGAAGAATATTAAAAACCTTGGTTCCGTGTTCCTGTTCTACCTCTTTCAAAGCATCAATATTCCAAGGATTTAGCACGAGAGGCTTTTCGCATATCACATTTGCTCCTACTCTTAAACCAAACCTAATATGTGAATCGTGCAAATAATTTGGGGAACAAACACTCATATAATTTATTTTATCTGCACCACGCTTCAATTTTTCCACATGTCTGTCAAAGCGTTCAAATTCCGTAAAAAAATCTGCATTAGGAAAATGGCTGTCGATTATTCCAACACTGTCAAATTTATCATAAGCCGCCAAAAGCTGATTATTAGTATCTTTTATGGCTTTCATATGCCTAGGAGCAATATATCCAGCAGCCCCAATTAATGCAAAGTTTTTCATTACGATGTCTATTTTAATTTTATAACTTTATTATTTTCCAGTACATATATGTCACCACTTTCCTTACATACAGCTCTACCCAATTCATCAAATACCAAACGATGGCCAAACTCACTCATCCAGCCAATCCGTTTTGATGGATTTCCAACAACTAAGGCATAAGCAGGAACATTTTTAGTAACTACAGCACCAGCTCCTATAAACGCATACGCCCCTATATCATGTCCGCAAACAATTGTGGCATTCGCACCTATAGTCGCTCCCCTTCCCACATGGGTCTTGGCATACTCGCTTTTTCGATTGACTGCTGATCGTGGATTAATTACATTCGTAAAAACCATAGATGGTCCTAGGAACACATCATCGTCACAGGTTACTCCTGTATAAATTGAAACATTATTTTGAACCTTGACATTTTTCCCCAATGTAACTTCCGGACTGACCACTACATTTTGGCCAATATTACATTTCTCTCCAATTTTACAATTGGACATCATATGTGAAAAATGCCAAATTTTGGTTCCTTTACCAATAATGCAACCTTCATCTACTACAGCTGTTTCATGAGCAAAAAATTCGTTCTCCATTAGAAATAATTTTTGATGGTTTCAATAATAAATTTTTGGTCCTCATCTACCATTTCAGTATGAATTGGCAAAGAAAGCACCTTCTTACAAAGTGATTCCGCAACAGGAAAATCACCTTCAACATATCCATAATTCCTGTAAGCATTTTGTAGATGCACTGGTACTGGATAATACACCATAGAGGGTACTCCTTTTTCGCTCAGATAGTTTTTCAAATCATCTCTATCAGCTCCTTCTATTTTCAGTGTATATTGATGAAAAACATGTGTCGAATTTTGAACACGACTTGGCGATATGATATTAGTATGCCCTTCGAAGGCTGTATCATATTTTCGCGCAACTTCATTTCTTGCAGAAGAATACTCATCCAAATACTTTAGTTTCACCCGTAAAATAGCAGCTTGAAGCGTATCCAGTCGAGAATTCACGCCAATACTATCATGGTAATACTTTTGTTTTTGTCCATGATTAGCAATCATACGAAGTTTCTGGGCCAATAGGTCGTCATTGGTAAAAATAGCTCCTCCATCCCCAAAACATCCCAAATTTTTTGATGGGAAAAATGAAGTAATGCCAATATCTCCCATTGTTCCAGCCATCCTTTTTGATTTGTTCTTGAAAGTATATTCTGCACCTATTGCTTGTGCAGTATCTTCAATAACTTTTAAATTATATTCCCTAGCTACTTCCAAAATTGTGTCCATATTTGAGCATTGACCAAATAAATGAACCGGAATTATTGCTACAGTTTTATGACTTATCTTTGCATTCAACTGGTCTATATCCATTTGAAAGGTATCATTGGTTACATCTATAAATACAGGTTTTAATTTTAAAAGTGCTATAACCTCAACCGTAGCAATATAAGTAAATGCTGGAACAATTACTTCATCTCCTGGCTGAAAGTCAAAAGTCATCATAGCTATCTGAAGAGCATCTGTTCCATTTCCACAAGTAATAGTATATTTCACCTTATTATAATCTGCCAATTCACTTGCAAATGCCTTAACTTGTGGACCATTGATAAACGCTGAATTATCTATTACTTCCTGAATTCCAGCATTAACTTCACCTTTGATCTTTTCATACTGAGTCTTAAGATCAACCATCTGTATTTTTGCCATAACCCTATAATCTTCCATCAACTAATTCCTTGGCATAAAAAGCTTTGGTATCATAAAGCACCGTATGGCCATTTGTTTTAATACCTTCCAAGTCCATATCACAAAATTCTTTATGTCCAACCGCTAAGATAAGAGCATCATATTTTGATAGATCTTCTCTGTTCTTAAGTCCTAGACCATACTCTTCCTGTACTTCTTCTTTTGAGGCCCATGGATCATAGACATCAACCTCCAGTCCAAATTGATTCAATTCCCTATAGATATCTATAACGCGCGTATTTCGTATATCAGGACAGTTCTCCTTAAAAGTAAATCCCATAATCAAAGCTTTACTGCCTTTTATAGTTTTTCCTTTTTGAATCATGAGTTTAACCACTTTATTGGCCACAAACATGCCCATATTGTCATTTACTCTTCTACCTGAAAGAATTACCGCGGGGTGATACCCAACTTGCTCTGCCTTATGTGCCAAATAATACGGGTCTACACCTATGCAGTGTCCTCCAACCAAGCCTGGCTTATATTTCAAAAAGTTCCACTTAGTTCCGGCAGCTTCCAATACTTCACTAGTATCAATACCCAAACGATCAAAAATCAACGCTAATTCATTAACAAAAGAAATATTTACATCCCTTTGTGCATTTTCTATCGCTTTTGAAGCTTCTGCTACTTTGATACTAGAAGCCTTAAAGGTCCCTACTTCAATAATGGAAGCATAAAGGTTATTCACAAAATCTGCTACCTCCGGCGTAGAACCTGAAGTTACCTTTTTGATCTTTGTCAGAGTATTCACCTTATCACCAGGATTAATTCTTTCCGGAGAATAGCCACAATAGAAATCCTGGTTAAATTTTAAACCTGATTCTCTTTCTAAAATTGGAACACAGTCTTCTTCCGTACACCCAGGATAAGTAGTGGATTCATAAATCACCACGTCTCCTTTCTTTAATATTTTACTAAGCATTGTACTTGCCGCAATTAAAGGAGCTAAATCCGGTGACTTATGCTCATTAATCGGTGTAGGAACCGTTACGATATAAATATTACAGGATGAAATGGCAGTAATAGCATTAGTTGGTAAAAAACCCTTTTCCCTTTCCTCTAACTTTAAAGGAGAGTCAGTCAAGCTTTTCTTTAATTTATAGTCCTCTACCTCGAGGGTTATATCGTGACCATCTTCCAATTCCTTAATTCTTTTATTGGAGATATCATAACCTACAGTTGGGTATTTTTTTGCTAGTTCCACAGCAAGTGGTAAGCCTACATATCCTAAACCAATTACTGCAATTTTCGATTGATTCAGGGGTATAAGTTGTGATGCCATGTATTTTATAATTAATTGCTGAATTTATTTATTACCGAGTACTAAAGGTATCTTCATTATATAATTTGCATATATGAAGACTTTAATTTTCTAAGGTTTATCCATTAATTAGTAGATATGAAGGATCATTTTATTAAAATTCTATATGAGATTTCCTAGACTATTTTCAATTACATTTTTATTGGTGTATATCCATAAAGCTCGTCGATTCATTCATTTTTTTTCTAATATTAGTTAAGAATTCTCCAACGAAGACTAATCCAATGGCAACAACTACACCTAGAATGGTAAACATCACCAAAATAAGGGATCGATTAGGAGCAGACTTTTCAGCGGGAACTGTAACCGGTTGTATGACAGAAAACACAGGAGTATCCTTGCTGACTTGTAATTTAGCCTGCTCCAATTGTTTAGCCAACTCTGAATAAACAGAAAAAGCCAAATTAAACTCTGCTTCCAATTTCTCCAATTGGTTTAAAGCTACAGAACTGGAAATATTTTGGTTACGGTCACGAAATCTTGCCAATTTTGTTTGAGTTTCTTCAAATTCCTTTTTCCTTTCAAGGAATCGCTCTTTTGTAAACTTTAACTGCTCCTTCGCATTTTTGATTTTAAAAGCAATCACTTCTTTTTGAAGTAATCCTTCTGCATATTTTGCTAATTGAGCCGCTGCCTTTGCCTCTAGTAAAATTGTGGACAATTCCACAAACCCCTCCTTATCATTAAAAGAAATGTTGATCTGATTAGACAATCTTTTAAAATGGGCCAGTTCATTATGGGTAATTGTAATAATGTCTTCAGCTCCACCCTCACGTTTAATTTCTTTATGTTGTTCTCCCTTAACATCCTTCATAATTTCCCCCAATAACCCAATTGTATACTTTTTAACATCCCCTAATACTCCCGGGGAATAATGCTTCTCGTAATACTCCTGATAAGTAACTTTTTTATCAAACCCTTCAAATGTAAGAGGAG from Echinicola soli encodes the following:
- a CDS encoding lipopolysaccharide biosynthesis protein is translated as MISSFFRRSEFVKNVVTLMTGTSIAQAIPIALSPVLTRIYSPDDFGLFALYSGIASILSVIATGRYELAIMLPEKEEDAAEIVKLSSLISCLISLTVLLIILIWGMEISVLLGNTGISNWLYLLPVSIFVAGLYQSLNYWFNRKKDFKRLAKNRVMQSSFTGLGQLPLGLLKVGGIGLLFGTLLGQMVTLVSLAKKTVKEDSNYFHRLEFNQLSKLASRYINFPKFDVPTTILNVGAVQAPNILFTTFFSASYAGFYYLTHKVLQAPVTLISTSVLDVFKEEASKAYRETGQAKLIFIKTFKWLLSISIIPSIFLFLVIDDLFVWVFGKDWQIAGDYAKILLPALCLRFIANPLSFMIYVAEKQIWNLLTMIGLACSVFLSFYLAEDHSGVIVNISITYVCYYIVHLILGACFAGIFKVRKV
- a CDS encoding acyltransferase — translated: MENEFFAHETAVVDEGCIIGKGTKIWHFSHMMSNCKIGEKCNIGQNVVVSPEVTLGKNVKVQNNVSIYTGVTCDDDVFLGPSMVFTNVINPRSAVNRKSEYAKTHVGRGATIGANATIVCGHDIGAYAFIGAGAVVTKNVPAYALVVGNPSKRIGWMSEFGHRLVFDELGRAVCKESGDIYVLENNKVIKLK
- a CDS encoding nucleotide sugar dehydrogenase, with protein sequence MASQLIPLNQSKIAVIGLGYVGLPLAVELAKKYPTVGYDISNKRIKELEDGHDITLEVEDYKLKKSLTDSPLKLEEREKGFLPTNAITAISSCNIYIVTVPTPINEHKSPDLAPLIAASTMLSKILKKGDVVIYESTTYPGCTEEDCVPILERESGLKFNQDFYCGYSPERINPGDKVNTLTKIKKVTSGSTPEVADFVNNLYASIIEVGTFKASSIKVAEASKAIENAQRDVNISFVNELALIFDRLGIDTSEVLEAAGTKWNFLKYKPGLVGGHCIGVDPYYLAHKAEQVGYHPAVILSGRRVNDNMGMFVANKVVKLMIQKGKTIKGSKALIMGFTFKENCPDIRNTRVIDIYRELNQFGLEVDVYDPWASKEEVQEEYGLGLKNREDLSKYDALILAVGHKEFCDMDLEGIKTNGHTVLYDTKAFYAKELVDGRL
- a CDS encoding Wzz/FepE/Etk N-terminal domain-containing protein; its protein translation is MNNDSNKNTSLNIDDEIDLLALAKTVWNKRKLVLRTVGLFIILGLLVALLSPNEYRATATYLPTTSEGGKAGGNLSGLASLAGINYGGTIGGSEIPPTLYPKIVNSIPFKLEMLKAPLTFEGFDKKVTYQEYYEKHYSPGVLGDVKKYTIGLLGEIMKDVKGEQHKEIKREGGAEDIITITHNELAHFKRLSNQINISFNDKEGFVELSTILLEAKAAAQLAKYAEGLLQKEVIAFKIKNAKEQLKFTKERFLERKKEFEETQTKLARFRDRNQNISSSVALNQLEKLEAEFNLAFSVYSELAKQLEQAKLQVSKDTPVFSVIQPVTVPAEKSAPNRSLILVMFTILGVVVAIGLVFVGEFLTNIRKKMNESTSFMDIHQ
- a CDS encoding Gfo/Idh/MocA family protein — encoded protein: MKNFALIGAAGYIAPRHMKAIKDTNNQLLAAYDKFDSVGIIDSHFPNADFFTEFERFDRHVEKLKRGADKINYMSVCSPNYLHDSHIRFGLRVGANVICEKPLVLNPWNIDALKEVEQEHGTKVFNILQLRLHPSIIALKEKIQNGPKDKVYDIDLAYITSRGHWYYTSWKGDVTKSGGIATNIGVHFYDMLTWIFGDVKESVVHIHTHDRAAGYFELEKARVRWFLSINADTLPKAVKERGGRTYRSLTMEGEEIEFSDGFTELHTHSYQHILDGEGFGLDEARNSIQIVHDIRHMEPIGLRGEFHPLAKAKLVNHPFSV
- a CDS encoding DegT/DnrJ/EryC1/StrS family aminotransferase, with the translated sequence MAKIQMVDLKTQYEKIKGEVNAGIQEVIDNSAFINGPQVKAFASELADYNKVKYTITCGNGTDALQIAMMTFDFQPGDEVIVPAFTYIATVEVIALLKLKPVFIDVTNDTFQMDIDQLNAKISHKTVAIIPVHLFGQCSNMDTILEVAREYNLKVIEDTAQAIGAEYTFKNKSKRMAGTMGDIGITSFFPSKNLGCFGDGGAIFTNDDLLAQKLRMIANHGQKQKYYHDSIGVNSRLDTLQAAILRVKLKYLDEYSSARNEVARKYDTAFEGHTNIISPSRVQNSTHVFHQYTLKIEGADRDDLKNYLSEKGVPSMVYYPVPVHLQNAYRNYGYVEGDFPVAESLCKKVLSLPIHTEMVDEDQKFIIETIKNYF